Proteins found in one Neodiprion lecontei isolate iyNeoLeco1 chromosome 6, iyNeoLeco1.1, whole genome shotgun sequence genomic segment:
- the LOC107223266 gene encoding myogenesis-regulating glycosidase isoform X3: MRKMKLLLQDGTNVYNVLRTHSAAYSRAPLVFGDCGSEVICVVQGDDMKTEIKLSSDSEIITISRTVSDSETAIIDCYELTDGTQWFGGPQLRYQYWPVQHMRYEEEPYLPTHPVNMALAERYWLSSKGIYIFVEDAAPLFIDQNNYKDKNLCLVAKNKAPYRHRESVILNYEIGVFGDPRSAHENAIHDHLGKPTGHPDERMIMHPIWSTWARYKANVSAEIVNEFADEILQYGFNNSQLEIDDNWETCYGSAIFDTTKFPNIKSLTDGLKTKGFRLTLWIHPFINEECEPAYTEALNNGYFVKNVYGEVRMAWWQGQQAAAIDFTNPTAVEWWVQRLKYLQLTSGVDSFKFDAGEISWLPQTPGISGDAELSPGSFISSYVRSLAQNFNDMIEARVGWRTQDLPIFIRMIDKDTTWTWNNGLPTLITTLLQMNINGYVHVLPDMIGGNGYLNGFLNGTEYPSKEMFIRWLQTNVFMPSLQYSFAPWDFDDETVTVSKKYTDLHAEITPTIIRLMKKAVDTGAPLNPPIWWVDPTNRVAHRIKDEFLLGEEILVAPVVEEDVVQRDIYLPKGSWKDAVTDDIHTGPLWLKNYPAPLDVLPYFYKI, from the exons ATGAGAAAGATGAAGCTTCTTTTACAAG ATGGAACTAATGTGTACAATGTGCTTCGTACTCATTCAGCGGCATATTCAAGGGCACCGTTAGTTTTTGGTGATTGTGGTTCTGAAGTTATATGCGTAGTACAGGGTGATGACatgaaaacagaaataaaattgagctCTGATAgtgaaattattacaatttctcGCACTGTAAGCGACAGTGAAACAGCAATCATCGATTGTTATGAACTTACCGATGGAACACAATGGTTCGGAGGTCCACAACTGCGTTACCAGTACTGGCCAGTTCAACATATGCGCTACGAAGAAGAACCTTATCTACCGACTCACCCGGTTAATATGGCATTGGCCGAAAGATACTGGTTGTCGAGCAAAGGGATTTATATATTCGTTGAAGATGCAGCTCCGCTATTCATTgaccaaaataattacaaggATAAAAATCTCTGTTTAGTAGCAAAAAACAAAGCACCTTATAGACATCGCGAATCCGTAATATTGAATTATGAAATTGGTGTTTTTGGTGATCCGAGATCAGCTCACGAAAATGCAATCCATGATCATTTAGGAAAACCAACTGGTCACCCCGACGAGAGAATGATTATGCACCCAATATGGTCAACTTGGGCACGATATAAAGCAAATGTGAGTGCAGAAATAGTAAATGAATTTGCAGATGAGATTCTTCAGTATGGATTCAACAATAGCCAGTTAGAAATTGACGATAACTGGGAAACTTGTTATGGCTCTGCTATTTTTGATACAACAAAATTTCCCAACATTAAATCTCTCACAGATGGTCTTAAGACCAAAGGTTTCAGACTGACTTTATGGATTCATCCTTTCATAAACGAAGAGTGTGAACCTGCTTATACTGAAGCTTTGAATAATggatattttgtgaaaaatgtcTATGGTGAAGTGCGGATGGCTTGGTGGCAGGGACAGCAAGCAGCTGCAATTGACTTCACTAATCCCACAGCTGTGGAGTGGTGGGTCCAGCGGCTAAAATATCTTCAACTCACCAGCGGTGTAGATAGTTTCAAGTTCGACGCCGGTGAGATTTCATGGTTGCCTCAGACACCCGGTATATCAGGCGATGCTGAATTATCACCTGGTAGTTTTATCAGCAGTTACGTCAGATCACTTGCCCAAAATTTTAATGACATGATTGAAGCACGTGTTGGTTGGAGGACTCAAGACTTGCCAATTTTCATAAGAATGATTGACAAGGATACAACATGGACTTGGAACAATGGACTTCCGACATTAATCACAACTCTTTTacaaatgaatattaatgGATACGTTCATGTTCTTCCTGATATGATTGGAGGTAATGGGTATCTTAATGGTTTCCTCAATGGTACAGAGTATCCTTCAAAGGAAATGTTTATCAGATGGTTACAGACCAATGTTTTTATGCCGTCACTGCAATACTCCTTCGCACCGTGGGACTTTGATGATGAG ACAGTCACagtaagtaaaaaatatacggATCTGCATGCAGAAATAACACCGACTATTATACGTCTCATGAAGAAAGCAGTAGATACCGGAGCACCACTGAATCCACCAATTTGGTGGGTAGATCCAACAAATAGGGTAGCTCACAGAATTAAAGATG aatttttactTGGTGAGGAAATCCTTGTTGCACCAGTGGTTGAAGAAGATGTGGTACAACGTGACATATATCTTCCAAAAGGTTCCTGGAAAGATGCTGTCACGGATGATATTCATACTGGACCATTGTGGTTGAAGAACTATCCAGCTCCGTTGGATGTTTTACCCtacttttacaaaatataa
- the LOC107223266 gene encoding myogenesis-regulating glycosidase isoform X1 has protein sequence MRKMKLLLQAELIFVLVSTLLCCQRVPDNQMTRATKNARVDVIIDNHHIGLNIRKYDGTNVYNVLRTHSAAYSRAPLVFGDCGSEVICVVQGDDMKTEIKLSSDSEIITISRTVSDSETAIIDCYELTDGTQWFGGPQLRYQYWPVQHMRYEEEPYLPTHPVNMALAERYWLSSKGIYIFVEDAAPLFIDQNNYKDKNLCLVAKNKAPYRHRESVILNYEIGVFGDPRSAHENAIHDHLGKPTGHPDERMIMHPIWSTWARYKANVSAEIVNEFADEILQYGFNNSQLEIDDNWETCYGSAIFDTTKFPNIKSLTDGLKTKGFRLTLWIHPFINEECEPAYTEALNNGYFVKNVYGEVRMAWWQGQQAAAIDFTNPTAVEWWVQRLKYLQLTSGVDSFKFDAGEISWLPQTPGISGDAELSPGSFISSYVRSLAQNFNDMIEARVGWRTQDLPIFIRMIDKDTTWTWNNGLPTLITTLLQMNINGYVHVLPDMIGGNGYLNGFLNGTEYPSKEMFIRWLQTNVFMPSLQYSFAPWDFDDETVTVSKKYTDLHAEITPTIIRLMKKAVDTGAPLNPPIWWVDPTNRVAHRIKDEFLLGEEILVAPVVEEDVVQRDIYLPKGSWKDAVTDDIHTGPLWLKNYPAPLDVLPYFYKI, from the exons ATGAGAAAGATGAAGCTTCTTTTACAAG CTGAACTCATATTTGTGTTGGTTTCCACTCTTTTGTGCTGTCAGAGGGTCCCAGATAATCAAATGACAAGAGCTACCAAAAATGCGAGAGTTGATGTAATTATTGACAATCATCACATTGGGTTGAATATCAGAAAATATG ATGGAACTAATGTGTACAATGTGCTTCGTACTCATTCAGCGGCATATTCAAGGGCACCGTTAGTTTTTGGTGATTGTGGTTCTGAAGTTATATGCGTAGTACAGGGTGATGACatgaaaacagaaataaaattgagctCTGATAgtgaaattattacaatttctcGCACTGTAAGCGACAGTGAAACAGCAATCATCGATTGTTATGAACTTACCGATGGAACACAATGGTTCGGAGGTCCACAACTGCGTTACCAGTACTGGCCAGTTCAACATATGCGCTACGAAGAAGAACCTTATCTACCGACTCACCCGGTTAATATGGCATTGGCCGAAAGATACTGGTTGTCGAGCAAAGGGATTTATATATTCGTTGAAGATGCAGCTCCGCTATTCATTgaccaaaataattacaaggATAAAAATCTCTGTTTAGTAGCAAAAAACAAAGCACCTTATAGACATCGCGAATCCGTAATATTGAATTATGAAATTGGTGTTTTTGGTGATCCGAGATCAGCTCACGAAAATGCAATCCATGATCATTTAGGAAAACCAACTGGTCACCCCGACGAGAGAATGATTATGCACCCAATATGGTCAACTTGGGCACGATATAAAGCAAATGTGAGTGCAGAAATAGTAAATGAATTTGCAGATGAGATTCTTCAGTATGGATTCAACAATAGCCAGTTAGAAATTGACGATAACTGGGAAACTTGTTATGGCTCTGCTATTTTTGATACAACAAAATTTCCCAACATTAAATCTCTCACAGATGGTCTTAAGACCAAAGGTTTCAGACTGACTTTATGGATTCATCCTTTCATAAACGAAGAGTGTGAACCTGCTTATACTGAAGCTTTGAATAATggatattttgtgaaaaatgtcTATGGTGAAGTGCGGATGGCTTGGTGGCAGGGACAGCAAGCAGCTGCAATTGACTTCACTAATCCCACAGCTGTGGAGTGGTGGGTCCAGCGGCTAAAATATCTTCAACTCACCAGCGGTGTAGATAGTTTCAAGTTCGACGCCGGTGAGATTTCATGGTTGCCTCAGACACCCGGTATATCAGGCGATGCTGAATTATCACCTGGTAGTTTTATCAGCAGTTACGTCAGATCACTTGCCCAAAATTTTAATGACATGATTGAAGCACGTGTTGGTTGGAGGACTCAAGACTTGCCAATTTTCATAAGAATGATTGACAAGGATACAACATGGACTTGGAACAATGGACTTCCGACATTAATCACAACTCTTTTacaaatgaatattaatgGATACGTTCATGTTCTTCCTGATATGATTGGAGGTAATGGGTATCTTAATGGTTTCCTCAATGGTACAGAGTATCCTTCAAAGGAAATGTTTATCAGATGGTTACAGACCAATGTTTTTATGCCGTCACTGCAATACTCCTTCGCACCGTGGGACTTTGATGATGAG ACAGTCACagtaagtaaaaaatatacggATCTGCATGCAGAAATAACACCGACTATTATACGTCTCATGAAGAAAGCAGTAGATACCGGAGCACCACTGAATCCACCAATTTGGTGGGTAGATCCAACAAATAGGGTAGCTCACAGAATTAAAGATG aatttttactTGGTGAGGAAATCCTTGTTGCACCAGTGGTTGAAGAAGATGTGGTACAACGTGACATATATCTTCCAAAAGGTTCCTGGAAAGATGCTGTCACGGATGATATTCATACTGGACCATTGTGGTTGAAGAACTATCCAGCTCCGTTGGATGTTTTACCCtacttttacaaaatataa
- the LOC107223266 gene encoding myogenesis-regulating glycosidase isoform X2: MTRATKNARVDVIIDNHHIGLNIRKYDGTNVYNVLRTHSAAYSRAPLVFGDCGSEVICVVQGDDMKTEIKLSSDSEIITISRTVSDSETAIIDCYELTDGTQWFGGPQLRYQYWPVQHMRYEEEPYLPTHPVNMALAERYWLSSKGIYIFVEDAAPLFIDQNNYKDKNLCLVAKNKAPYRHRESVILNYEIGVFGDPRSAHENAIHDHLGKPTGHPDERMIMHPIWSTWARYKANVSAEIVNEFADEILQYGFNNSQLEIDDNWETCYGSAIFDTTKFPNIKSLTDGLKTKGFRLTLWIHPFINEECEPAYTEALNNGYFVKNVYGEVRMAWWQGQQAAAIDFTNPTAVEWWVQRLKYLQLTSGVDSFKFDAGEISWLPQTPGISGDAELSPGSFISSYVRSLAQNFNDMIEARVGWRTQDLPIFIRMIDKDTTWTWNNGLPTLITTLLQMNINGYVHVLPDMIGGNGYLNGFLNGTEYPSKEMFIRWLQTNVFMPSLQYSFAPWDFDDETVTVSKKYTDLHAEITPTIIRLMKKAVDTGAPLNPPIWWVDPTNRVAHRIKDEFLLGEEILVAPVVEEDVVQRDIYLPKGSWKDAVTDDIHTGPLWLKNYPAPLDVLPYFYKI, translated from the exons ATGACAAGAGCTACCAAAAATGCGAGAGTTGATGTAATTATTGACAATCATCACATTGGGTTGAATATCAGAAAATATG ATGGAACTAATGTGTACAATGTGCTTCGTACTCATTCAGCGGCATATTCAAGGGCACCGTTAGTTTTTGGTGATTGTGGTTCTGAAGTTATATGCGTAGTACAGGGTGATGACatgaaaacagaaataaaattgagctCTGATAgtgaaattattacaatttctcGCACTGTAAGCGACAGTGAAACAGCAATCATCGATTGTTATGAACTTACCGATGGAACACAATGGTTCGGAGGTCCACAACTGCGTTACCAGTACTGGCCAGTTCAACATATGCGCTACGAAGAAGAACCTTATCTACCGACTCACCCGGTTAATATGGCATTGGCCGAAAGATACTGGTTGTCGAGCAAAGGGATTTATATATTCGTTGAAGATGCAGCTCCGCTATTCATTgaccaaaataattacaaggATAAAAATCTCTGTTTAGTAGCAAAAAACAAAGCACCTTATAGACATCGCGAATCCGTAATATTGAATTATGAAATTGGTGTTTTTGGTGATCCGAGATCAGCTCACGAAAATGCAATCCATGATCATTTAGGAAAACCAACTGGTCACCCCGACGAGAGAATGATTATGCACCCAATATGGTCAACTTGGGCACGATATAAAGCAAATGTGAGTGCAGAAATAGTAAATGAATTTGCAGATGAGATTCTTCAGTATGGATTCAACAATAGCCAGTTAGAAATTGACGATAACTGGGAAACTTGTTATGGCTCTGCTATTTTTGATACAACAAAATTTCCCAACATTAAATCTCTCACAGATGGTCTTAAGACCAAAGGTTTCAGACTGACTTTATGGATTCATCCTTTCATAAACGAAGAGTGTGAACCTGCTTATACTGAAGCTTTGAATAATggatattttgtgaaaaatgtcTATGGTGAAGTGCGGATGGCTTGGTGGCAGGGACAGCAAGCAGCTGCAATTGACTTCACTAATCCCACAGCTGTGGAGTGGTGGGTCCAGCGGCTAAAATATCTTCAACTCACCAGCGGTGTAGATAGTTTCAAGTTCGACGCCGGTGAGATTTCATGGTTGCCTCAGACACCCGGTATATCAGGCGATGCTGAATTATCACCTGGTAGTTTTATCAGCAGTTACGTCAGATCACTTGCCCAAAATTTTAATGACATGATTGAAGCACGTGTTGGTTGGAGGACTCAAGACTTGCCAATTTTCATAAGAATGATTGACAAGGATACAACATGGACTTGGAACAATGGACTTCCGACATTAATCACAACTCTTTTacaaatgaatattaatgGATACGTTCATGTTCTTCCTGATATGATTGGAGGTAATGGGTATCTTAATGGTTTCCTCAATGGTACAGAGTATCCTTCAAAGGAAATGTTTATCAGATGGTTACAGACCAATGTTTTTATGCCGTCACTGCAATACTCCTTCGCACCGTGGGACTTTGATGATGAG ACAGTCACagtaagtaaaaaatatacggATCTGCATGCAGAAATAACACCGACTATTATACGTCTCATGAAGAAAGCAGTAGATACCGGAGCACCACTGAATCCACCAATTTGGTGGGTAGATCCAACAAATAGGGTAGCTCACAGAATTAAAGATG aatttttactTGGTGAGGAAATCCTTGTTGCACCAGTGGTTGAAGAAGATGTGGTACAACGTGACATATATCTTCCAAAAGGTTCCTGGAAAGATGCTGTCACGGATGATATTCATACTGGACCATTGTGGTTGAAGAACTATCCAGCTCCGTTGGATGTTTTACCCtacttttacaaaatataa